The Coffea arabica cultivar ET-39 chromosome 1e, Coffea Arabica ET-39 HiFi, whole genome shotgun sequence genome has a window encoding:
- the LOC113708534 gene encoding NEDD8-specific protease 1, producing the protein MADEKVLSYNDVVLRQADLDILSGPHFLNDRIIEFYLSYLSSRHAAEDILFVPPSIAFWIKECPDTASLEEFLKPLNLPNRELVLFPINDNIDVSFAEGGNHWSLLAFRRSAKVFIHHDSSSSCMNSSHARRLYRAIFPYISDGVTYMECSNTPKQVNGHDCGLYVIAFARAICNWYENTTPKDKKRWWFSDLEHITPSAISELRSEILELIRGLMVKH; encoded by the coding sequence ATGGCAGATGAAAAGGTTCTCAGCTACAATGATGTCGTACTTAGACAAGCTGATTTGGACATTCTCAGTGGTCCACATTTCCTTAATGATCGCATCATTGAGTTCTATCTTAGTTACCTCAGTTCACGTCATGCTGCCGAGGACATCCTATTCGTGCCTCCTTCAATTGCCTTTTGGATTAAAGAGTGCCCTGATACTGCAAGCCTTGAGGAATTCCTAAAGCCACTTAATCTTCCCAATAGGGAACTTGTACTGTTTCCTATCAATGATAATATTGACGTAAGTTTTGCTGAGGGTGGGAACCATTGGAGCCTACTTGCTTTCAGGAGAAGTGCTAAGGTTTTCATCCATCACGACAGCAGCTCGAGTTGCATGAACAGTTCCCATGCCAGACGGCTCTATAGGGCTATTTTTCCTTATATCTCTGATGGCGTTACGTACATGGAGTGTTCTAATACTCCAAAGCAAGTTAATGGTCATGACTGTGGCTTGTATGTTATAGCCTTTGCAAGAGCAATATGCAACTGGTACGAAAATACAACACCAAAGGATAAAAAGAGGTGGTGGTTCTCAGATTTGGAGCATATCACTCCATCTGCCATATCTGAGCTACGTAGTGAGATTCTGGAACTAATCAGAGGTCTAATGGTGAAGCATTAA